One genomic region from Amphiprion ocellaris isolate individual 3 ecotype Okinawa chromosome 20, ASM2253959v1, whole genome shotgun sequence encodes:
- the LOC111578574 gene encoding syntaxin-11-like has protein sequence MRDRLRHLHQVQTDSEGFSTVELENFEQAAAASASDSDQDLDGVLQEAQQIRLEIQQIQNDISELKDVNYQALNKTSFPAATKRDANVIGADIKHRGEAVLHRLHMMNDLQGRLEAQRGSSHPTARVARTQYHCLSNALREVMFSYNDTEMNHREACKRQIHRQMEVVGREVSEEDLEEMMEDGELTVFSVQLQGKTTHSAFRQIESRHQELRELEKRIEGIQELFLDVAVLVEEQGVAVENIQKNVQSAEVSLQEGIGKLERAAASDKNNPFKKLFCGCFPCYYQ, from the coding sequence ATGAGGGACAGACTGAGGCACCTACATCAGGTTCAGACTGACTCTGAAGGTTTCAGTACAGTGGAGCTGGAGAACTTTgagcaagcagcagcagcatcggcATCAGATTCTGACCAGGACCTGGACGGCGTCCTGCAGGAGGCCCAGCAGATCCGTCTGGAGATCCAGCAGATCCAGAACGACATCAGCGAGTTAAAGGATGTGAACTACCAGGCTTTGAACAAGACCTCCTTCCCTGCTGCAACAAAACGGGACGCCAATGTGATCGGAGCGGACATAAAACACAGAGGAGAAGCTGTTCTGCATCGGCTGCACATGATGAATGATCTTCAGGGACGACTGGAGGCTCAGCGTGGAAGTtctcatcctacagcaagagtCGCTCGGACGCAGTACCACTGCCTCAGCAACGCTCTGAGGGAGGTGATGTTCAGCTACAACGACACTGAGATGAACCACCGGGAGGCCTGTAAGCGGCAGATCCACAGGCAGATGGAGGTGGTGGGCAGGGAGGTGAGCGAGGAGGACctggaggagatgatggaggacGGAGAACTGACTGTGTTCAGCGTCCAGCTGCAGGGGAAAACCACCCACTCGGCCTTCCGGCAGATCGAGAGCCGCCACCAGGAGCTGCGGGAGCTGGAGAAGAGGATCGAGGGGATCCAGGAGCTGTTCCTGGACGTGGCCGTGCTGGTAGAGGAGCAGGGGGTGGCCGTGGAGAACATCCAGAAGAACGTCCAAAGTGCTGAAGTGAGCCTTCAGGAAGGCATCGGCAAACTGGAAAGAGCCGCTGCATCTGATAAAAACAACCCCTTCAAGAAGCTGTTCTGTGGCTGCTTTCCTTGTTATTACCAATAG